ACTATTCCATCAAGACGGCAACCGATCCGACGAAGGAGGCAGGGAATGATCAAGCGGAGTCTCGTTCTCAACGGCAAACCCCAGACCGTGGTCACGGACCAGGAAGAGACCCTGGCCAACGTGCTGCGCAAGCAGCTCAAGCTCACCGGCACCAAAGTGGGCTGCGGCGAAGGCCAGTGCGGCGCGTGCAACGTGATCGTGAACGGCAAGCTCACGCGCTCCTGCGTGACCAAGTTCAAGCGCGTGGCCGACGGCGCGGAAATCTGGACCATCGAGGGCATCGGCCAGCCCGGCAACCTGCACCCGCTCCAGCTGGCCTGGATGGTGCACGGCGGCGCGCAGTGCGGCTTCTGCTCCCCCGGCTTCATCGTCTCCGCCAAGGCCCTGCTGGACGCCACCCCCAACCCCACCCGCACCGAGGTGCGCGAATGGTTCCAGAAGAACCGCAACGCCTGCCGCTGCACCGGCTACAAGCCCCTGGTGGACGCCGTGATGGACGCCGCCAAGGTGCTCAACGGCAAGCTCAAGGCCTCCGACCTGGCTTTCAAGCTGCCCGCCGACGGCCGCATCTGGGGCACCAACTTCCCCCGCCCCACCGCCGAGGCCAAGGTGACCGGCACCTGCGACTACGGCGCGGACCTGGGCGTGAAGATGCCCGAGAACACCCTGCAGCTGGCCCTGGTGCAGGCCACGGTTTCCCACGCCAAGATCAAGTCCATCGACACCTCCGAGGCACTGAAGATGCCCGGCGTGCACAGCGTGGTCACCCACAAGGACGTGAAGGGCAAGAACCGCATCACGGGCCTGATCACCTTCCCCACCAACAAGGGCGACGGATGGGACCGCCCCATCCTCTGCGACGAGAAGGTGTTCCAGTACGGCGACGCCATCGCCATCGTCTGCGCGGACACCGAGAAGAACGCCAAGGCGGCGGCCGAAAAAGTGAAAGTGGAACTTGAAGAACTGCCGGCCTACATGAGCGCCCCGGCGGCCATGGCCGACGACGCCATCGAGATCCATCCCGGCACCCCCAACATCTACTTCATCCAGAAGATCGCCAAGGGCGAAGAGACCAAGCCCGTCTTCGACAAGGCCGACGTGGTGGTGGAAGACGACTTCTACGTGGGACGCCAGCCCCACATGCCCATCGAGCCGGACGTAGGCTTCGCCTACCTCAACGACGAGGGCAAGCTGGTGATCCACTCCAAGTCCATCGGCCTGCACCTGCACCTCTACATGATCGCTCCGGGCCTTGGCGTCGAGGCCGACAAGCTGGTCATGATCCAGAACCCGGCGGGCGGCACCTTCGGCTACAAGTTCAGCCCCACCATGGAAGCCCTGGTGGGCGTGGCCGCCCTGGCCACCGGCCGCCCGGTGTTCCTGTGCTACGATTATCACCAGCAGCAGACCTACACCGGCAAGCGCTCGCCCTTCTTCATGAACGTGCGCCTGGCCGCCGGAAAGGACGGCAAGCTCCTGGGCATGGAATCCGACTGGACCGTGGACCACGGCCCCTACTCGGAGTTCGGCGACCTCTTGACCCTGCGCGGCGCGCAGTTCATCGGCGCGGGTTATTCCATCCCCAGCATCCGGGGCGAAGGCCGCACCGTGTGCACCAACCACGCATGGGGCTCGGCCTTCCGCGGTTACGGATCGCCCCAGAGCGAGTTCGCTTCGGAAGTGCTCATGGACGAGCTGGCCGAAAAGCTCGGCATGGACCCCCTGGAGCTGCGCTACCTCAACTGCTACCGCAAGGGCGACACCACCCCCAACGGCCAGGAGCCCGAAGTCCTGAGCCTGCCGGAGATGATCGACATCCTGCGCCCCAAGTACCAGGCCGCCAAAGCCAAGGCCGCGAAGAACTCCACCGCCGAGGTCAAGCGCGGCGTGGGCATCTCCCTTGGCGTGTACGGCGCGGGCCTGGACGGCCCCGACGCCTCCGAGGCGTATGTTGAGCTCAACCCCGACAACACCATCACCATCTTCAACACCTGGGAAGACCACGGCCAGGGCGCGGACATGGGCTCGCTCGGCACCGCGCACGAGGCCCTGCGTCCCATGGGCGTGAAGCCCGAGCAGATCAAGCTGGTGATGAACGACACCAGCGTCGCCCCCAACTCCGGCCCGGCGGGCGGCAGCCGCTCCCAGGTCATGGTGGGCAAGGCCATCATCGCGGGCTGCGAACTGCTCATGGCCGCCATGCGCAAGGCCGACAAGACCTACCGCACCTACGACGAGATGGTGGCCGAGAATATCCCCACCAAGTACACCGGCCAGTGGACCGCCCCGGCCACCCACTGCGACACCAACGGCGTGGGCAACCCCTTCAGCTGCTACATGTACGGCCTGTTCATGTCCGAAGTGGCCGTTGAAGTGGCCACCGGCAAGACCACCGTGGAGAAGATGACCCTGGTGGCCGACGTCGGCACCCTGTGCAACAAGCTCGTGGTGGACGGCCAGATGTACGGCGGCATCGCCCAGGGCATCGGCCTGGCCCTCTCCGAGGACTTCGAGGACATCAAGAAGCACTCCACCCTGGTGGGCGCGGGCTTCCCCTACACCCAGCAGATCCCCGATGACATGGAACTGATCTACGTGGAGACCCCGCGCGAGCACGGCCCCCACGGCGCGTCCGGCACGGGCGAGCTGCCGCTCACCTGCCCCCACGCGGCGGTGATCAACGCCATCTACAACGCCTGCGGCGTGCGCATCACCAAGCTCCCGGCCCTGCCGGAAAAGGTGCTGGCGGGCCTCAAGGCCAAGCAGTAACGTGAGCGCGCCGGTCCACGGACCGGCGCGATCGCTCACTCCAACAAGGGAGCGGGGGCCGTTGCGCCCCGCTCCCTCCCCCTTGGAAGGCCCATGGAACAACGCGACCTCAGAGACTGGGAACGGCGCTGCATCCAGGAGGAACAGCCCGCCTGCCAGGCCGCCTGCCCCCTCCACGTGGACGTGCGAGCCTTCATGGAGCGCATGCGCGCGGGCGACCACGACGGCGCGCGCAAGGTCCTGGACAGGACCATGCCGCTTCCAGGCATCCTGGCCCGCATCTGCGACCACCCCTGCGAAAACGCCTGCATCCGACGCGACGCGGGCGGGACGCTGGCCGTGGGCGAACTGGAACGCGCTTGCATCCGGCTGGCCAGGCCCTCGCCCAAACCCCTGACGCTCCCCGGCAGGGGCAAGCGCGCCGCCGTTGCCGGAACAGGCCTCGCAGCCCTGGTCTGCGCCTGGGATCTGGCGCGCAAGGGCCACGAGGTCACTCTTTTCTGCCCCGATCCGGCTCCCGGGGGCCGCCTGCGCGGGCTGCCCCCCCACATCCTGCCTCCAGAGGCCCTGGAGCGCGAGATCGAGCGCCTGCGCGCCCTGGGGGTAGTCCTGCGCCCGGGCGAGGCCTGGCGCGGCGGGCTCGAACCCGATTACGACGCGGCTTTCGTGGAACACGGCCAGCCCGGATGCCCGGAACGCCGCGAAGAGGTCGATGCCGTGACCCTCTCGTCCGGGGCCCCCGGCGTCTTCCACGGCGGTTGGCCCGCAGCCGGGGGTGGCCTTTCCTCCATGGCTGAGGCTGCGGACGGTCGCCGCGCAGCGGCATCCATTGACCGGTTCATGACCGGGGCGTCCCTCACCGCCGAGCGCGACAAGGAAGGGGCCTGCGCAACGCGCCTTTTCACCTCCCTGGAGGGCGTGGCGCCCCTGCCCCGCCTGGAGCCTGACGACGCCCAAGGCTACGCCGACCCGGCCCGGGCCTCGGCCGAGGCCGCGCGCTGCCTGCTTTGCCAGTGCCTGGAATGCGTGAAGCGCTGCACCTATCTTGAGCGCCACAAAGGCTATCCCAAAAAGTACGCCCGCCAGATCTACAACAACGCGGCCATCGTTCAGGGCGTGCACCAGGCCAACCGCATGGTCAATTCGTGCAGCCTCTGCGGGCTGTGCGCTTCGGTGTGCCCCGAAGGCTTTTCCATGGCCGAACTGTGCCTCACGGCCAGACGCGACATGGTGGAGCGCGGCAAAATGCCCCCCTCGGTCCACGAGTTCGCCCTGGAGGACATGGCCTTCAACAACGGTCCGGCCTTCGCCCTGGCCCGCCATGAGCCGGGGCGCTCCCGAAGCTCCCACCTCTTCTTCCCCGGCTGCCAGCTGGCCGCCTCACGCCCCGGCCACGTGGAGAGCGCCTACGCCTTCCTGCGCGGCCGCCTGGAGGGAGGCGTGGGGCTCATGCTGGGCTGCTGCGGCGCGCCCGCCCTGTGGTCCGGCAGGGAGGAGCTGTTCCGGAACTCCCTGCGCGACCTCGAAGCCAGCTGGGAGGCCCTGGGCCGTCCGCGCGTCGTCACGGCCTGCGCCTCGTGCCTCGCGCTCTTTGGCGAGCACGCGCCGCATCTCGGGGCCGTCTCGCTCTGGGAGGTCCTGGATGCGGCCCCGCTGCCCGAGCCCACGGGGGCGCGCCCGGACGGCCCCGTGGCCGTGCACGATCCCTGCACCCTGCGCCACGCCCCCGGCGTGCGCGGGGCCGTGCGCGCCGTGCTCGCCCGCCTGGGCGTGCCCTTCGAGGAACTGCCCCGGGGCGGCGAACGCACCGAGTGCTGCGGCTACGGCGGACTCATGGCCGAGGCCGATCCCGAACTGGCCCGCGAGGTCACGGCCCGTCAGGCGTCCCAGAGCCCCCTGGACTACGCCGCCTCCTGCGCCATGTGCCGCGACAGGCTGGCCCGCCAGGGCAAGCGGACCTGGCACGCCCTGGACTTCGTGTTCCCCGGCCCCCTCCATGCCCCCGAAGCCGCCGGGCCGGGCCTCTCGGATCGCCAGGAGTCGCGCGCGCGCCTGAAAGCCGCCCTGCTGCGCGACGTGTGGGGCGAAATCCCCGACGAGGACGCGCCGCAAGGCCCCTCCATCGTGCTCGGCCCCGAGGCCGCCGCGCTCCTGGAGGACCGGCGCATCCTGCGCGAAGACCTGCGCGCCGTGCTCGCCCACGCCCGGGCGTCGGGCGCGTTCTTCACAGACCGCTCCACGGGACGCTCGCTGGCCAGCCTGCGCCCCCGACGCGTCACCTTCTGGGCGCTGTACTCCCCGAGCGGCGAGGGCTTCGAGGTCCACCGCGCCTGGAGCCACCGCATGGAGGTCCCTCCGGCGGCGGCCGGGGAGGCGGGCAAGGGGTCGGCCGAACTGGTCTACCTGCCGGAAGCGGGCGACTGGGCCTGCTCCTGCGGGGAACCTCTCGCGCCGCGCCCCGTGGACGTGTCCTATCTGGGCAGCGGATTCCGCATCACGCTCCTGGCCTGCTCCTCCTGCAGCGCGTCGCTGGTCCCCGAAAGCCTGGCAACGGGCAAAATGGCCCAGGTGGAAGCCCTCCTGGAGGACAAGTAGCGTGGGCGAACCAAGGCTCTTCGAGCTAGAGGACTTCCTGCGCGCCGCCGGGCCCGCCCTGCGCCCCGGCGGCACGACCCTCACCGCCCTGGCCCTGGAGCACTGCCGCCTGCCCGAAGGCGCCCTGGTGGCGGACGTGGGCTGCGGGCGCGGCGCGTCGCTGGCCCTGCTGGAGGGCAAGGGGTTTCGCGCCGTGGGCATCGACCCTTCCGCCGCGCTGCTCTCCCAGGCCCCTCGCGAGGCCCCCGGGGCGCGGCTGGCCCTGGGGCGCGCCGAGGCCCTGCCGTTCAAGCCCGGCCGCTTCGCCGCCGCCTTCTGTGAATGCGTGCTCTCCCTGACCGCCGACCCGCTCCGGGCATTGCGGGAGATCAGGCGGGTCCTGGCCGTCGGAGGCTTCCTCGCGCTCTCGGACCTCTACCTGCGCGACCCCCAGGCAGGCGGGGCTGAACCGCCCCCGGGCTGCGCCTCGGGAACCGTGTCCCGCCAGACCCTGGAGGAACGCCTTCGCCAGGCCGGGTTCGCTGTGCTGGTCTTCGTGGACCACAGCCGCCTGCTGGCGGAATTGGCCGGGCGACTGCTCTTCGCGGGCCTCTCCATCAAAGACCTGGGCCTGGGCGGCCCCTGCCGGGGCAGACCCGGCTACTGCTTGTGCATCGCCCAACGGGAGGACTAGATGAGCCGCTACCTCATGGACATCCTGCCCCTGGCCGCCAGGGGCTACTGTTGCAGCCAGATTCTGGGGCTCCTGGCCCTCAGCGCCCAGGACGCCGACAACCCCGGCCTGGTGCGCGCCCTGGGGGGCCTGTGCCACGGCATGGGCCAGTGCGGCCGCACGTGCGGCGTGCTCACGGGCGGGGCCTGCGTCCTCTCCCTGTATCTTGGCCGGGGAGCGGACCACGAAACCGCCTCGGACAAGGCCGACCTGGCCGTCTCGGAGTTCGTGGAGTGGTTCGAGGAGCGCACGGCCCCCTACGGAGGCACGGCCTGCGCGGACATCCTGGGCGAGTGCCACGACGCCAAGCCCGACATGAGCCGCTGCGCGGGGATCATCGGCGACGCCTGGGGACGCATCCTGGAAATCCTCGCGGAGCAGGGCGTGGACCCGGCGCGGCCCAGGGAGTGAGCATGCCCCCGCAGTCCGCGCCGCCCTGCCCGGCCGACACATGGAGCCTCTGCCCCGTCTGCCTGAAGCGCCTGCCCGCCCGCAGGGCCACCCACGGCGACTGCGTGTTCCTGGAGCGCACCTGCCCGGACCACGGCCACTTCCGCGTGCCCGTGTGGGTCGGGGAGCCCGCCCTGTCGTCCTGGCGGCGTCCCAAGACGCCCTCGCCCCCCAATCCCGGGGGCGAAACCGGGCGCGGATGCCCTTACGACTGCGGCCTTTGCGCCGCCCACGCCCAGCACACCTGCACCGCCCTGGTGGAGGTGACCGGACGCTGCGACCTGTGCTGCCCGGTCTGCTTCGCCGACTCCGGCCACGGCGCGTCGGCCGACCCCTCCCTGGAAGCCCTGCGTCGCCGCCTGGTCGCGTTGCGTCTCCAGGCAGGAGCGTGCAACCTCCAGCTCTCCGGCGGGGAGCCCACCGTGCGCGACGACCTCCCTGAGATCGTGGCCGCCGCGCGGGAGGCGAGGTTCGCCTTCGTGCAACTCAACACCAACGGTCTGCGCCTGGCCCGCGAACACGGCTACGCCGCGCGTCTTGCCCGGGCCGGCCTGGCCTCGGTGTTCCTCCAGTTCGACGGCTCCGACGCGGCCTGCGCCGCCCTGAGGGGCCGCGCGCTCCTCTCGGAGAAGCTCGCGGCAGTGGAGGCCTGCGCCCGGGCCGGGCTGGGGGTGGTGCTCGTGCCCACGGTGGCGCGCGGGGTCAACGAGGGGGAGCTGGGGGCGATCCTCGCCCTGGCCCTGTCCCTGGCCCCCGGGGTGCGCGGGGTGCATTTCCAGCCCATGGCCGCCTTCGGCCGCCGCCCCGGCAAGCCCGGCGAGCGCGGCCTGCACGGCCCCACCCTGCCGGAGACGCTGCGGCTCCTGGTGGCGCAATCCGAAGGGCTCCTGCGCGCGGAGCATTTCCATCCTCCAGGATGTGAGCACGCCATGTGCTCCTTCTCGGGCACGTTCCTGCGCGAGGGGCACGGGCTCAAGCCCCTGGGGGATGCGGCGGGCGGCTGTTGCCCGGAGCCGTCGCCCCAGGTCCCGTCGGCCCTGGAGGGCGCAACGGCATCCCGGGCCTTCACCGCGCGCCAGTGGGCCGCGCCGCCGCCCGAGCCAGCCCCCGGACTTGCCGCCGACGATTTCGACCGCTTCCTTGCGCAAGCCGGGAGTTCCAACCGCTTCAGCATCTCCTGCATGGCCTTCCAGGACGCCTGGACCGTGGACCTGGAACGCCTGCGCGGCTGCTGCATCCACGTGAGCCAGCCCGACGGCGGCCTGATCCCCTTCTGCGCCTTGAACATCGTTTCGTCCACGGGAAGGCCCCTGCACCGCGAAGGAGGCCTGCCGTGACGCGCTGCCCACTGGACGCCTGGATCGAGGCCCGAACCGGCGTGTCCGGCCCCGATCCCGCCGCGTTGCGTCGCTGGCAGATCGAAAGCCTCTTCAAAATAGCCGAGTGGGCCAGGGCGCAAAGTCCGCTCTACGCCGCGCGACTGGCCGGGGTGAACCTCTCATCCAGGGACTCCGCCGCCCTGCCGTTCACAACGCCCGACGATCTGCGCGGCCGCGCGCACGACCTGCTCTGCGTCTCCCAGGACGAGGTGGAGCGCGTGGTGACACTCACCACCTCCGGCACCACCGGCAGCTCCAAGCGCATCTTCCTTACGGGACACGACCTGGAGTCCACACTGGACTTCTTCCGCCGGGGCATGGCCACCTTCACCGGCCCCGGCGACGCCGTGCTGGTGCTCCTGCCGGGCAGACGCGATGACTGCGCGGCCGTGCTCCTGGCCAGGGCGCTGGAGGAGATCGGCGTGCGCGCGGTGTTGTCGCCCTGGCCCTGCCCGCCGTACGAAGCCCTGCGCCTGGCCGTGAGGGAGGGCGTCACCTGCCTGGCCGCCCTGCCCTCGCAGCTGGCCGCGCTGTTGGCGGAATGTCCCGGCGGGGGCATCGCGAGGGTGGACCGCGCGCTCACCTCCGGCGAACCCGTGTCCGACTCCCTGCGCCTGGCCGCCGCGCGCGCGGGCATCGAGGTCTACGCCCACTACGGCCTCACCGAGACGGGCTTCGGCGGCGGGGTGGAATGCCAGGCCCACAGCGGCTACCATCTGCGCGAGGCAGACATCCTGGTGGAGATCGTGGACCCCTTCACCGGAGCGCCGCTCCTTCCCGGGGCCGACGGCGAGGTGGTGCTGAGCACGCTCTCGCGCGTCGGCATGCCGCTGCTGCGCTACCGCACCGGCGATCTGTCCCGGATGCTCCCCGGCCCCTGTCCCTGCGGCAGCCCCCTGCCCCGGCTCGGCCCCGTCACGGGGCGCATCGTGCGCTCGAGCGGGCACATCCGCATCCAAACCCCTACCAAAGGAACGGCCCAAGCCTCATGACCGATCTCCTGAAGACCCTCACCGGCTGGCTGAGCCAGGGCATGCCCGTGGCCGTTGCCACCATCGTCACCAACGAGGGCTCCACGCCGCGCACGGCCGGGGCCAAGCTCCTGGCGCGCCCGGACGGGACCATGGCGGGCACCGTGGGCGGCGGCCTCGTGGAGGCCCAGGTGCTCCAGGCCGCCGCACGGACACTGGAGAGCGGCGCGTCCGAACTGCTGGACTTCAACCTCACGGGCGAACTGGCCGCCGGGGCGGACATGATCTGCGGCGGAAGGCTGCGGGTGTTCCTGGAGCGCGTGCTCCCCGGCCCCGAGGCGGCGCTCTTCGACCGGCTGGAAGCCCTGCTTTCCGGGGGTCGCGCCTGCCTGCTGGCCACGCCCCTGGACGGCGGCCGACGCGCACTCCTGACCCTGCACGGTGAGCAGGCCCCCTCCGGCTTGCCCCCGGACGTGGAACAGGGCCTGCGCGAGGCCGCCCGGGACATCCAGGCCCCCATGATCCATGAGGCGGCCGACGGCGTGCGCCGCCTCCTGGAGCCGTTCATCCCCCGCCCGCTGCTGGTGGTGGCCGGAGGCGGCCACGTGTCGCTGCCCACTTCGCGCATCGCGGCCATGGTCGGCTTTCGCGTGGCGGTGCTGGACGACAGGCCTGAGTTCGCCAATCCCGAACGGTTTCCCTGGGCGGCCCTGGCCCGGGCCGTGCCCATGGAGCGCTGCCTGGACGGCCTGGACATCGGCCCCGACGCCAGCGTGGCCATCGTCACGCGCGGGCACGTGCACGACGCCCTGGTGCTCTCCCTGGCCCTACGCACCTCCGCCGGGTACGTGGGCATGATCGGCAGCCGCCGCAAGCGCGACGCGGTTTACGACAAGCTGCGCAAGGAAGGCTTCACCGAAACGGACCTGGCCCGCGTGCGCTGCCCCATCGGCCTGGACATCGGGGCGCAGACGCCCGAGGAAATCGCCGTGAGCATCGTGGCCGAACTCATCCAGTCCCGCGCCGTGCGCCAGGGGCTGCCTCTGTGAACCTTCGAGGGCGCAAGGAAGCCGACGCCGGAGCGCGCGCATGACGACGGTTCTTCCGCAAGCGCCGCGCGTGGCGGCGGTGATCCTCGCGGCCGGGCTTTCCTCGCGCATGGAGGGCGGTTTCAAGCCGCTCATGCCCCTGGGCGGGGCCACCGTCCTGGAGCGCGCGGCAGTTCTGTTGCACCAGTGCGGCGCGGAGCACGCGCTGGTCGTGGCGGGCAACAGGGCCTGCGAGGTGAACGCCGAGGCGCAACGCCTGGGCCTGGCCTGCGTGGAGAACCCCGACTTCCTGGAGGGCATGTTCAGTTCCGTGCGCGCGGGCCTGGCGGCCCTGCCCGGAGGCTTCGACGCCGTGCTCGTGCTGCCCGTGGACATCCCCCTGGTGCGCCCTGCCACCGTGCGCCTGCTGCTGGCGTCCTGGCGGGGCCAGGCCGTGGCCTACCCCACATTCGCAGGCGAGCGGGGCCACCCCCCCCTGCTGGCCGCGCGGACCGTGCCCAGCGTGCTGGCCTGGGACGGAAACAGGGGGCTGCGCGGGGCGCTGGAGGCCGTCGAAATGCTCGAACCAGCCCTGGAAACGCCCTGCGCCGACGCCAACATCCTCTTCGACCTGGACACCCCCGAGGACTACCGCGAGGCGGCGTTGCGGGCGGCGCGCCTCTCCCGGCCCGGCACGGCCGAGGCCCTGGCCCTGCTGGCGCTCCACGGCGTGCCGGAGCGGGGCCTGGCCCATGCCCGGGCCGTGGCCCGCGTGGCCGTGGCCCTGGCGGACGCGCTCAACGCACGGCGCGTCCTCTCCGGCGCGCTGCCGCCGCTGGACACGGAGCTGATCGAGTCCGCCGCCCTGCTCCACGACATCGCCAAGGGCCGCCCCGGACACGAGGCCCTGGGCGGGCGCATCCTGGATGCCGCAGGTTTTCCCGAGGCCGCGCGCATCGTGGAGGCCCACCGCGACCTGAGCCTGCCGGAAGAAGCCCCCCTCACCGGGCGCGAGGTGGTCTACCTGGCCGACAAGCTGGCCCGGGGGGCGCAGTTGGTGGAGGTGTCCCGGCGCTTCCAGGAAAAGCTGGACCGCTTCGGGGCCGATCCCGAGGCCTTCCGGGCCATCAGCGGACGGCGCGACCGCGCCCTGTCCATGCTCGCGCGGGTGGAGCGCGAGGCGGGCTGGCCCGTGGCGGAAATCCTCCGGCGCGCGGGGCTCCCCGCCCCGGTCGGGGGCGGCGCGTGAGCCGCGTGCTTTACCTGATGCGCCACGGAGCCACGCCCGTGGAAACGCCCCGGCTTTTCCTGGGACGCACGGACGCGCCCCTCTCGGATCTGGGCCGCGCCCAGGCCCTGCGCTGGCGCGACGCCCTGGCGAGCTTCCCCCTGGACGCGGCGTGGTGCTCGCCCCTGGCGCGCGCCCGGGAGACGGCGCTCCTGGCCCTGTCGGGAAGGGGCATGGTGCGCGCGCGCTCCACGGACGGGACGGAGGCCGCGACCCGGCCCCAGGATGCGGAACATCCGAAGCTGGCACTGGATGCGAAGCATCCGGCTCTGGCACTGGATGCGAAGCATCCGGCTCTGGCGCGGCAGGCGGAGCATCCGGCCCTGAACGGCCAGACGCGGACCGCGCCATCGGCGGGACCGGCGGAAGCCCTGATTCTGCCGGAGCTGGCGGAAATCGACCTGGGCGCGTGGGAAGGGCTCAGCGTGGAGGAGGTGCGGCGGCAATTCCCCGGGCAGTACGAGGCGCGCGGCCGGGATCTGGCGGGCTTCCGCCCTCCCGGCGGCGAGAGTTTCCAGGACGTGGCCCGGCGCGCAGCCAGGGCGCTGGACGCCATGGCCCGCGCCGCCGGCCCCGGGCCGTGGCGCATCCTGGCCGTGGCCCACGCGGGGTTCAACCGGGCGCTCCTGTGCTCCCT
This sequence is a window from Fundidesulfovibrio magnetotacticus. Protein-coding genes within it:
- a CDS encoding molybdopterin-dependent aldehyde oxidoreductase, with translation MIKRSLVLNGKPQTVVTDQEETLANVLRKQLKLTGTKVGCGEGQCGACNVIVNGKLTRSCVTKFKRVADGAEIWTIEGIGQPGNLHPLQLAWMVHGGAQCGFCSPGFIVSAKALLDATPNPTRTEVREWFQKNRNACRCTGYKPLVDAVMDAAKVLNGKLKASDLAFKLPADGRIWGTNFPRPTAEAKVTGTCDYGADLGVKMPENTLQLALVQATVSHAKIKSIDTSEALKMPGVHSVVTHKDVKGKNRITGLITFPTNKGDGWDRPILCDEKVFQYGDAIAIVCADTEKNAKAAAEKVKVELEELPAYMSAPAAMADDAIEIHPGTPNIYFIQKIAKGEETKPVFDKADVVVEDDFYVGRQPHMPIEPDVGFAYLNDEGKLVIHSKSIGLHLHLYMIAPGLGVEADKLVMIQNPAGGTFGYKFSPTMEALVGVAALATGRPVFLCYDYHQQQTYTGKRSPFFMNVRLAAGKDGKLLGMESDWTVDHGPYSEFGDLLTLRGAQFIGAGYSIPSIRGEGRTVCTNHAWGSAFRGYGSPQSEFASEVLMDELAEKLGMDPLELRYLNCYRKGDTTPNGQEPEVLSLPEMIDILRPKYQAAKAKAAKNSTAEVKRGVGISLGVYGAGLDGPDASEAYVELNPDNTITIFNTWEDHGQGADMGSLGTAHEALRPMGVKPEQIKLVMNDTSVAPNSGPAGGSRSQVMVGKAIIAGCELLMAAMRKADKTYRTYDEMVAENIPTKYTGQWTAPATHCDTNGVGNPFSCYMYGLFMSEVAVEVATGKTTVEKMTLVADVGTLCNKLVVDGQMYGGIAQGIGLALSEDFEDIKKHSTLVGAGFPYTQQIPDDMELIYVETPREHGPHGASGTGELPLTCPHAAVINAIYNACGVRITKLPALPEKVLAGLKAKQ
- a CDS encoding pyridine nucleotide-disulfide oxidoreductase/dicluster-binding protein, whose protein sequence is MEQRDLRDWERRCIQEEQPACQAACPLHVDVRAFMERMRAGDHDGARKVLDRTMPLPGILARICDHPCENACIRRDAGGTLAVGELERACIRLARPSPKPLTLPGRGKRAAVAGTGLAALVCAWDLARKGHEVTLFCPDPAPGGRLRGLPPHILPPEALEREIERLRALGVVLRPGEAWRGGLEPDYDAAFVEHGQPGCPERREEVDAVTLSSGAPGVFHGGWPAAGGGLSSMAEAADGRRAAASIDRFMTGASLTAERDKEGACATRLFTSLEGVAPLPRLEPDDAQGYADPARASAEAARCLLCQCLECVKRCTYLERHKGYPKKYARQIYNNAAIVQGVHQANRMVNSCSLCGLCASVCPEGFSMAELCLTARRDMVERGKMPPSVHEFALEDMAFNNGPAFALARHEPGRSRSSHLFFPGCQLAASRPGHVESAYAFLRGRLEGGVGLMLGCCGAPALWSGREELFRNSLRDLEASWEALGRPRVVTACASCLALFGEHAPHLGAVSLWEVLDAAPLPEPTGARPDGPVAVHDPCTLRHAPGVRGAVRAVLARLGVPFEELPRGGERTECCGYGGLMAEADPELAREVTARQASQSPLDYAASCAMCRDRLARQGKRTWHALDFVFPGPLHAPEAAGPGLSDRQESRARLKAALLRDVWGEIPDEDAPQGPSIVLGPEAAALLEDRRILREDLRAVLAHARASGAFFTDRSTGRSLASLRPRRVTFWALYSPSGEGFEVHRAWSHRMEVPPAAAGEAGKGSAELVYLPEAGDWACSCGEPLAPRPVDVSYLGSGFRITLLACSSCSASLVPESLATGKMAQVEALLEDK
- the trsM gene encoding DVU_1556 family methyltransferase → MGEPRLFELEDFLRAAGPALRPGGTTLTALALEHCRLPEGALVADVGCGRGASLALLEGKGFRAVGIDPSAALLSQAPREAPGARLALGRAEALPFKPGRFAAAFCECVLSLTADPLRALREIRRVLAVGGFLALSDLYLRDPQAGGAEPPPGCASGTVSRQTLEERLRQAGFAVLVFVDHSRLLAELAGRLLFAGLSIKDLGLGGPCRGRPGYCLCIAQRED
- a CDS encoding DVU_1555 family C-GCAxxG-C-C protein, translating into MSRYLMDILPLAARGYCCSQILGLLALSAQDADNPGLVRALGGLCHGMGQCGRTCGVLTGGACVLSLYLGRGADHETASDKADLAVSEFVEWFEERTAPYGGTACADILGECHDAKPDMSRCAGIIGDAWGRILEILAEQGVDPARPRE
- the trsS gene encoding radical SAM (seleno)protein TrsS encodes the protein MPPQSAPPCPADTWSLCPVCLKRLPARRATHGDCVFLERTCPDHGHFRVPVWVGEPALSSWRRPKTPSPPNPGGETGRGCPYDCGLCAAHAQHTCTALVEVTGRCDLCCPVCFADSGHGASADPSLEALRRRLVALRLQAGACNLQLSGGEPTVRDDLPEIVAAAREARFAFVQLNTNGLRLAREHGYAARLARAGLASVFLQFDGSDAACAALRGRALLSEKLAAVEACARAGLGVVLVPTVARGVNEGELGAILALALSLAPGVRGVHFQPMAAFGRRPGKPGERGLHGPTLPETLRLLVAQSEGLLRAEHFHPPGCEHAMCSFSGTFLREGHGLKPLGDAAGGCCPEPSPQVPSALEGATASRAFTARQWAAPPPEPAPGLAADDFDRFLAQAGSSNRFSISCMAFQDAWTVDLERLRGCCIHVSQPDGGLIPFCALNIVSSTGRPLHREGGLP
- a CDS encoding DVU_1553 family AMP-dependent CoA ligase; amino-acid sequence: MTRCPLDAWIEARTGVSGPDPAALRRWQIESLFKIAEWARAQSPLYAARLAGVNLSSRDSAALPFTTPDDLRGRAHDLLCVSQDEVERVVTLTTSGTTGSSKRIFLTGHDLESTLDFFRRGMATFTGPGDAVLVLLPGRRDDCAAVLLARALEEIGVRAVLSPWPCPPYEALRLAVREGVTCLAALPSQLAALLAECPGGGIARVDRALTSGEPVSDSLRLAAARAGIEVYAHYGLTETGFGGGVECQAHSGYHLREADILVEIVDPFTGAPLLPGADGEVVLSTLSRVGMPLLRYRTGDLSRMLPGPCPCGSPLPRLGPVTGRIVRSSGHIRIQTPTKGTAQAS
- a CDS encoding XdhC family aldehyde oxidoreductase maturation factor; this translates as MTDLLKTLTGWLSQGMPVAVATIVTNEGSTPRTAGAKLLARPDGTMAGTVGGGLVEAQVLQAAARTLESGASELLDFNLTGELAAGADMICGGRLRVFLERVLPGPEAALFDRLEALLSGGRACLLATPLDGGRRALLTLHGEQAPSGLPPDVEQGLREAARDIQAPMIHEAADGVRRLLEPFIPRPLLVVAGGGHVSLPTSRIAAMVGFRVAVLDDRPEFANPERFPWAALARAVPMERCLDGLDIGPDASVAIVTRGHVHDALVLSLALRTSAGYVGMIGSRRKRDAVYDKLRKEGFTETDLARVRCPIGLDIGAQTPEEIAVSIVAELIQSRAVRQGLPL